A section of the Streptomyces sp. CG1 genome encodes:
- a CDS encoding ABC transporter permease, with product MTTATDTYSPQPGAAPLPRMIAAQGVLETKMLLRNGEQLLLTVVIPTLLLALFSSVDIVDTGKGKAVDFLAPGILALAVMSTAFTGQAIATGFERRYGVLKRLASSPLPRWGLMAAKTVSVLVTEVLQVILLTAIAFALGWSPHGNPGAVLLLLVLGTAAFSGLGLLMAGTLKAEATLAAANLVFLLLLVGGGVIVPLDKFGPAAQHLLGLLPISALSGGLRDVLQHGAGMPWADLGILALWAVVGLAAAGRFFRWE from the coding sequence ATGACCACCGCCACGGACACCTACTCCCCGCAGCCGGGCGCGGCGCCCCTGCCCCGCATGATCGCGGCGCAGGGTGTGCTGGAGACCAAGATGCTGCTGCGCAACGGCGAGCAGCTGCTGCTGACGGTCGTCATCCCGACCCTGCTGCTGGCGCTCTTCAGCTCCGTGGACATCGTCGACACCGGCAAGGGCAAGGCGGTGGACTTCCTCGCCCCCGGCATCCTGGCCCTCGCGGTGATGTCGACGGCGTTCACCGGGCAGGCCATCGCGACGGGCTTCGAGCGCCGCTACGGCGTGCTCAAGCGGCTCGCCTCGTCGCCGCTGCCGCGCTGGGGTCTGATGGCCGCCAAGACGGTGTCCGTGCTGGTCACAGAGGTTCTCCAGGTCATCCTGCTAACGGCCATCGCCTTCGCCCTCGGCTGGTCCCCGCACGGCAACCCCGGCGCCGTCCTGCTCCTGCTCGTCCTCGGTACGGCCGCCTTCTCCGGGCTCGGCCTGCTGATGGCGGGCACCCTGAAGGCGGAGGCGACCCTGGCCGCCGCGAACCTCGTCTTCCTGCTGTTGCTCGTCGGCGGCGGTGTCATCGTGCCGCTGGACAAGTTCGGCCCGGCCGCACAGCACCTGCTGGGGCTGCTGCCGATCTCGGCCCTGTCGGGCGGCCTGCGCGACGTGCTGCAGCACGGCGCCGGGATGCCCTGGGCTGACCTGGGGATTCTCGCATTGTGGGCGGTCGTCGGTCTCGCGGCGGCGGGAAGGTTCTTCCGCTGGGAATGA
- the sufU gene encoding Fe-S cluster assembly sulfur transfer protein SufU codes for MKLDSMYQEVILDHYKNPHGRGLRDGDAEVHHVNPTCGDEITLRVKYDGTKIVDVSYEGQGCSISQASASVLNELLVGKDLTDAQKIQETFLELMQSKGRIEPDDAMEDILEDAVAFAGVSKYPARVKCALLSWMAWKDATAQALGGADAERKTA; via the coding sequence GTGAAGCTGGATTCGATGTACCAGGAAGTCATCCTGGACCACTACAAGAACCCGCACGGGCGTGGTCTTCGGGATGGCGACGCCGAGGTGCACCACGTGAACCCGACCTGTGGCGACGAGATCACCCTCCGTGTGAAGTACGACGGCACGAAGATCGTGGACGTCTCGTACGAGGGCCAGGGCTGCTCGATCAGCCAGGCATCCGCCTCTGTCCTCAACGAACTTCTGGTCGGCAAGGACCTGACCGACGCGCAGAAGATCCAGGAGACCTTCCTGGAGCTGATGCAGTCCAAGGGCAGGATCGAGCCGGACGACGCGATGGAGGACATCCTGGAGGACGCGGTCGCGTTCGCCGGTGTCTCCAAGTACCCCGCGCGGGTCAAGTGCGCCCTCCTGAGCTGGATGGCGTGGAAGGACGCGACGGCCCAGGCGCTGGGTGGCGCCGACGCCGAAAGGAAGACCGCATGA
- the sufC gene encoding Fe-S cluster assembly ATPase SufC, protein MATLEIRDLHVTVEADNATKEILKGVDLTVKQGETHAIMGPNGSGKSTLAYSLAGHPKYTITEGTVLLDGEDVLEMSVDERARAGLFLAMQYPVEVPGVSVSNFLRTSATAVRGEAPKLRTWVKEVKEAMERLNMDPSFAERNVNEGFSGGEKKRHEILQLELLKPKVAILDETDSGLDVDALRIVSEGVNRVRETGEVGTLLITHYTRILRYIKPDFVHVFSGGRIVESGGAELADKLEDEGYEAYTKGGVSA, encoded by the coding sequence ATGGCAACGCTTGAAATCCGAGACCTGCACGTCACCGTCGAGGCCGACAACGCCACGAAGGAGATCCTCAAGGGCGTCGACCTCACCGTGAAGCAGGGCGAGACGCACGCCATCATGGGCCCCAACGGCTCGGGCAAGTCGACCCTCGCCTACTCGCTCGCGGGTCACCCGAAGTACACGATCACCGAGGGCACCGTGCTGCTCGACGGCGAGGACGTCCTGGAGATGTCCGTCGACGAGCGTGCCCGCGCGGGCCTGTTCCTGGCGATGCAGTACCCGGTCGAGGTCCCCGGCGTCTCGGTCTCCAACTTCCTGCGCACCTCCGCCACCGCCGTCCGCGGCGAGGCCCCCAAGCTGCGCACCTGGGTGAAGGAGGTCAAGGAGGCCATGGAGCGCCTCAACATGGACCCGTCCTTCGCCGAGCGCAACGTCAACGAGGGCTTCTCCGGCGGTGAGAAGAAGCGCCACGAGATCCTCCAGCTCGAACTGCTCAAGCCGAAGGTCGCGATCCTCGACGAGACGGACTCCGGCCTGGACGTCGACGCGCTCCGCATCGTCTCCGAGGGCGTCAACCGCGTCCGCGAGACCGGCGAGGTCGGCACCCTGCTGATCACGCACTACACGCGCATCCTGCGCTACATCAAGCCCGACTTCGTCCACGTCTTCTCCGGCGGGCGGATCGTCGAGTCCGGCGGTGCCGAGCTCGCCGACAAGCTGGAGGACGAGGGCTACGAGGCATACACGAAGGGTGGCGTATCCGCGTGA
- a CDS encoding heme A synthase, whose product MVRVPKLNPADAAAALRNPLAFIAARWTPQPRTVQRAALAALVMSVVIVVTGGAVRLTGSGLGCPTWPECTDGSLTPTNALSYHSAIEFGNRMLTYVLCAAVGWAIIAARSEKPYRRSLTRLGWAQFWLVMSNAILGGIVVLVGLNPYTVAAHFLLATALITVAAVMWQRTREGDTAPRPLVGKAVQQLVWFLVVASVLLIAAGTIVTGAGPHAGDSSDVKRIPIDWETVAKLHSVFAWIVVTLTFALWFVLKAVDAPKGPLDRTRDLFVILLAQGVIGYVQYFTHLPEAMVGLHMLGSCLVWVGVLRVLLSLRERPDATLDLPGPSAEVPMGTRA is encoded by the coding sequence ATGGTGCGCGTGCCCAAGCTGAACCCCGCCGACGCCGCCGCGGCTCTGCGCAACCCGCTCGCCTTCATCGCCGCACGCTGGACCCCGCAACCGAGGACCGTCCAGCGGGCCGCCCTCGCCGCGCTCGTGATGTCCGTGGTCATCGTCGTCACCGGCGGCGCCGTACGCCTGACCGGCTCGGGCCTCGGCTGCCCGACCTGGCCGGAGTGCACCGACGGCTCGCTGACCCCGACGAACGCGCTGAGCTATCACAGCGCGATCGAGTTCGGCAATCGCATGCTGACCTACGTGCTGTGCGCCGCGGTCGGCTGGGCGATCATCGCCGCCCGCTCCGAGAAGCCGTACCGGCGCAGTCTGACCCGGCTGGGCTGGGCGCAGTTCTGGCTGGTGATGAGCAACGCGATCCTCGGCGGCATCGTGGTGCTCGTGGGTCTCAACCCGTACACCGTCGCGGCGCACTTCCTGCTGGCGACGGCGCTGATCACGGTCGCCGCGGTGATGTGGCAGCGCACCCGCGAGGGCGACACGGCGCCCCGGCCGCTGGTCGGCAAGGCCGTGCAGCAGCTGGTGTGGTTCCTCGTCGTCGCCTCCGTCCTGCTGATCGCGGCCGGCACGATCGTCACCGGCGCGGGTCCGCACGCGGGCGACTCCAGCGACGTCAAGCGCATCCCGATCGACTGGGAGACCGTCGCCAAGCTGCACTCCGTGTTCGCCTGGATCGTGGTGACGCTGACGTTCGCGCTGTGGTTCGTCCTCAAGGCGGTCGACGCCCCCAAGGGGCCGCTGGACCGCACCCGGGACCTCTTCGTGATCCTGCTCGCCCAGGGCGTCATCGGCTACGTCCAGTACTTCACGCACCTGCCCGAGGCCATGGTCGGCCTCCACATGCTCGGCTCCTGCCTGGTGTGGGTCGGCGTGCTGCGGGTGCTGCTGTCGCTGCGCGAGCGCCCGGACGCCACCCTGGACCTGCCCGGCCCCTCGGCCGAGGTGCCGATGGGCACGCGCGCCTGA
- a CDS encoding amidohydrolase family protein, with product MIETPSLVDQYCHGVLRTELGLGTFEAQLARTEGPPAPGTTLFDTQTGFAVRRWCPPLLGLEPHCSPARYLARRRELGVLEAGRRLLRGSGITTYLVDTGLPGDLTGPTEMACDGAAEAREIVRLELLAEQVADTSGTVESFLANLAESVHGAAANAVAFTSVAGLRHGLALAPEPPGPGEVRGAAGRWLAGRRVGGALTDPVLLRHLLWIAVASGLPLQLQAGLGEPGSRIDRTDPVLLSDFVRATAGLGTDLILLHGYPYHRHAAHLAGVFPHVYTDSGAALVRTGARAATVLAEILELAPFGKILFSTGAHGLPELHVVGARLFREALGRVLGTWVADGAWSLEDGQRVARMVAADNARRVYGLSGTGRTG from the coding sequence CACCTTCGAGGCCCAACTCGCCCGCACCGAGGGCCCACCGGCCCCCGGCACCACGCTCTTCGACACCCAGACGGGATTCGCCGTACGGCGCTGGTGCCCACCCCTGCTCGGCCTGGAACCGCACTGCTCGCCCGCCCGCTATCTGGCCCGGCGCCGTGAACTGGGCGTCCTGGAAGCGGGCCGCAGGCTGCTGCGCGGCAGCGGCATCACCACGTATCTCGTCGACACCGGCCTGCCCGGTGACCTCACCGGCCCCACCGAGATGGCCTGCGACGGCGCCGCCGAGGCCCGCGAGATCGTCCGGCTCGAACTGCTCGCGGAGCAGGTCGCCGACACCTCCGGCACGGTCGAGTCCTTCCTGGCCAACCTCGCCGAGTCGGTGCACGGTGCCGCCGCGAACGCGGTCGCCTTCACCTCCGTCGCGGGCCTCAGACACGGCCTGGCCCTCGCGCCCGAGCCACCGGGGCCGGGGGAGGTGCGGGGCGCGGCGGGCCGCTGGCTGGCCGGGCGCCGGGTCGGCGGGGCGCTCACGGACCCCGTGCTGCTACGGCACCTGCTGTGGATCGCCGTAGCCTCGGGCCTGCCTCTCCAACTGCAGGCCGGGCTCGGCGAGCCGGGCTCCCGCATCGACCGCACCGACCCCGTGCTGCTCTCCGACTTCGTGCGGGCCACGGCCGGCCTCGGCACCGATCTGATCCTGCTGCACGGCTACCCGTACCACCGTCACGCCGCCCATCTGGCCGGCGTCTTCCCGCACGTCTACACCGACTCCGGCGCCGCGCTCGTCCGCACCGGCGCCCGCGCGGCCACCGTCCTCGCCGAGATCCTGGAGCTGGCTCCCTTCGGCAAGATCCTCTTCTCGACCGGCGCCCATGGCCTGCCCGAACTGCACGTCGTCGGCGCCCGCCTGTTCCGTGAGGCCCTGGGCCGGGTACTGGGAACCTGGGTCGCCGACGGAGCCTGGTCCCTGGAGGACGGGCAGCGGGTGGCCCGGATGGTCGCGGCGGACAACGCCCGCCGGGTGTACGGGCTGAGCGGCACCGGACGCACCGGCTGA
- the sufB gene encoding Fe-S cluster assembly protein SufB, which translates to MTLPTETAHPELEGLGKYEYGWADSDVAGASARRGLNEDVVRDISDKKSEPEWMTKLRLKGLKLFEKKPMPNWGSDLSGIDFDNIKYFVRSTEKQAESWEDLPEDIKNTYDKLGIPEAEKQRLVAGVAAQYESEVVYHQIREDLEEQGVIFLDTDTALKEHPELFKEYFGTVIPAGDNKFAALNTAVWSGGSFIYVPKGVHVEIPLQAYFRINTENMGQFERTLIIVDEGAYVHYVEGCTAPIYKSDSLHSAVVEIIVKKNARCRYTTIQNWSNNVYNLVTKRAVAYEGATMEWIDGNIGSKVTMKYPAVYLMGEHAKGETLSIAFAGEGQHQDAGSKMVHMAPNTSSNIVSKSVARGGGRTSYRGLVEIGEGAAGSKSNVLCDALLVDTISRSDTYPYVDVREDDVSMGHEATVSKVSEDQLFYLMSRGLSEFEAMAMIVRGFVEPIAKELPMEYALELNRLIELQMEGAVG; encoded by the coding sequence ATGACTCTCCCCACGGAGACTGCCCACCCTGAGCTCGAGGGCCTGGGCAAGTACGAATACGGCTGGGCCGACTCCGACGTCGCCGGTGCCTCTGCCAGGCGTGGCCTGAACGAGGACGTCGTCCGCGACATCTCGGACAAGAAGTCCGAGCCGGAGTGGATGACCAAGCTGCGCCTGAAGGGTCTGAAGCTCTTCGAGAAGAAGCCGATGCCGAACTGGGGCTCGGACCTCTCGGGCATCGACTTCGACAACATCAAGTACTTCGTGCGCTCCACGGAGAAGCAGGCGGAGTCCTGGGAGGACCTGCCCGAGGACATCAAGAACACCTACGACAAGCTGGGCATCCCGGAGGCCGAGAAGCAGCGCCTCGTCGCCGGTGTCGCCGCCCAGTACGAGTCGGAGGTCGTCTACCACCAGATCCGCGAGGACCTGGAGGAGCAGGGCGTCATCTTCCTCGACACCGACACCGCCCTGAAGGAGCACCCGGAGCTCTTCAAGGAGTACTTCGGGACCGTCATCCCCGCCGGTGACAACAAGTTCGCGGCCCTGAACACCGCCGTGTGGTCGGGCGGCTCCTTCATCTACGTCCCCAAGGGCGTGCACGTCGAGATCCCGCTGCAGGCCTACTTCCGTATCAACACGGAGAACATGGGCCAGTTCGAGCGGACCCTGATCATCGTCGACGAGGGTGCCTACGTGCACTACGTCGAGGGTTGTACGGCCCCGATCTACAAGTCGGACTCGCTGCACAGCGCCGTGGTCGAGATCATCGTCAAGAAGAACGCCCGCTGCCGCTACACGACCATCCAGAACTGGTCGAACAACGTCTACAACCTGGTCACCAAGCGCGCCGTGGCCTACGAGGGCGCGACCATGGAGTGGATCGACGGCAACATCGGCTCCAAGGTGACGATGAAGTACCCGGCCGTCTACCTGATGGGCGAGCACGCCAAGGGCGAGACCCTCTCCATCGCCTTCGCGGGCGAGGGGCAGCACCAGGACGCCGGCTCCAAGATGGTCCACATGGCGCCGAACACGTCGTCCAACATCGTCTCGAAGTCCGTGGCGCGTGGCGGCGGTCGTACGTCCTACCGCGGTCTCGTCGAGATCGGTGAGGGCGCGGCCGGATCCAAGTCGAATGTGCTGTGCGACGCGCTGCTCGTCGACACCATCTCCCGCTCCGACACGTACCCGTACGTGGACGTCCGCGAGGACGACGTCTCCATGGGCCACGAGGCGACCGTCTCCAAGGTCTCCGAGGACCAGCTCTTCTACCTGATGAGCCGCGGTCTGAGCGAGTTCGAGGCGATGGCGATGATCGTGCGCGGCTTCGTCGAGCCGATCGCCAAGGAACTGCCCATGGAGTACGCGCTCGAGCTCAACCGGCTGATCGAGCTCCAGATGGAAGGCGCGGTCGGCTAA
- a CDS encoding helix-turn-helix transcriptional regulator: MKNVGEARETPLGAPQEELATGERSTRNRVARSILDHGPSTVAELAGRLGLTQAAVRRHLDALVADDVVEAREQRVYGARTRGRPAKVFALTDCGRDAFDQSYDKLAADALRWIAEQGGGPEAVAAFARARIAAQASAYRKAIEAVTPDKRAEALAKALSVDGYAATARTAPVGEQLCQHHCPVAHVAEQFPQLCEAETEIFAELLGTHVQRLATIAHGDGVCTTFIPKTSTDAPASTAGRNPA; this comes from the coding sequence GTGAAAAACGTCGGCGAGGCTCGGGAGACCCCCCTGGGGGCCCCGCAGGAGGAACTCGCGACCGGTGAGCGCTCCACGCGCAACCGCGTCGCGCGATCCATCCTGGACCACGGCCCGTCGACCGTCGCCGAACTCGCCGGCCGGCTGGGACTGACCCAGGCGGCCGTCCGACGCCACCTGGACGCGCTGGTCGCCGACGACGTCGTGGAGGCGCGGGAGCAGCGGGTGTACGGCGCGCGGACCCGCGGCCGCCCCGCCAAGGTCTTCGCGCTCACCGACTGCGGCCGCGACGCCTTCGACCAGTCGTACGACAAGCTCGCCGCGGACGCGCTCCGCTGGATCGCCGAGCAGGGCGGCGGCCCCGAAGCGGTCGCCGCTTTCGCCCGCGCACGCATCGCCGCCCAGGCGAGCGCCTACCGCAAGGCGATCGAGGCCGTCACTCCGGACAAGCGCGCCGAAGCGCTGGCCAAGGCCTTGAGTGTCGACGGGTACGCTGCTACGGCGCGCACCGCACCGGTCGGCGAGCAGCTGTGCCAGCACCACTGCCCGGTCGCCCATGTCGCGGAGCAGTTCCCGCAGCTGTGCGAGGCGGAGACGGAGATCTTCGCCGAGCTGCTGGGCACCCACGTCCAGCGACTGGCGACCATCGCGCACGGCGACGGCGTCTGCACGACGTTCATCCCCAAGACATCCACTGACGCACCTGCAAGCACGGCCGGGAGGAACCCCGCATGA
- the sufD gene encoding Fe-S cluster assembly protein SufD, which produces MAEAQNIPVGSTTAGQIAVAAESTVATRMSAPPSFDVADFPVPHGREEEWRFTPLERLRGLHDGTAVANDDGLKVDVQAPEGVTVETVGRDDARIGKAGTPVDRVAAQAYSAFEKASVVTVPKETVLTEPIRIAVHGEGGTAFGHQVIELGAFAEAVVVIDHTGDAVLAANVDYVLGDGAKLTVVSVQDWDDKAVHVAQHNALIGRDASFKSVVVTFGGDVVRLHPRVEYAGPGGEAELFGLYFTDAGQHQEHRLLVTHNTPHCKSNVVYKGALQGDDAHAVWIGDVLIEAKAEGTDTYEMNRNLVLTDGARVDSVPNLEIETGEIVGAGHASATGRFDDEQLFYLMARGIPEHEARRLVVRGFFAGLVQQIGVADIEERLLAKIEEELEASVA; this is translated from the coding sequence ATGGCTGAGGCTCAGAACATTCCGGTGGGCTCCACCACCGCCGGCCAGATCGCGGTGGCCGCCGAGTCGACCGTCGCCACGCGCATGAGCGCGCCCCCGTCCTTCGACGTCGCGGACTTCCCGGTCCCGCACGGCCGCGAGGAGGAGTGGCGGTTCACCCCGCTGGAGCGGCTGCGCGGGCTGCACGACGGCACCGCCGTGGCGAACGACGACGGCCTGAAGGTCGACGTCCAGGCCCCCGAGGGTGTCACCGTCGAGACCGTCGGCCGTGACGACGCCCGTATCGGCAAGGCGGGCACCCCGGTGGACCGTGTCGCCGCGCAGGCGTACTCCGCCTTCGAGAAGGCCTCGGTTGTGACCGTCCCGAAGGAGACCGTCCTCACCGAGCCGATCCGCATCGCGGTGCACGGCGAGGGCGGCACCGCCTTCGGCCACCAGGTCATCGAGCTGGGCGCCTTCGCCGAGGCCGTCGTGGTCATCGACCACACCGGTGACGCGGTCCTCGCGGCCAACGTCGACTACGTCCTAGGCGACGGTGCCAAGCTGACCGTCGTCTCCGTCCAGGACTGGGACGACAAGGCCGTCCACGTCGCCCAGCACAACGCCCTGATCGGCCGGGACGCCTCCTTCAAGTCGGTCGTCGTCACCTTCGGCGGCGACGTCGTCCGCCTGCACCCGCGCGTCGAGTACGCCGGCCCCGGCGGCGAGGCCGAGCTGTTCGGCCTGTACTTCACCGACGCCGGACAGCACCAGGAGCACCGCCTGCTGGTCACCCACAACACCCCGCACTGCAAGTCGAACGTCGTCTACAAGGGCGCGCTCCAGGGCGACGACGCGCACGCGGTCTGGATCGGTGACGTGCTCATCGAGGCCAAGGCCGAGGGCACGGACACCTACGAGATGAACCGCAACCTGGTCCTGACGGACGGCGCGCGCGTCGACTCGGTGCCGAACCTCGAGATCGAGACGGGCGAGATCGTCGGCGCCGGCCACGCCTCCGCCACCGGCCGTTTCGACGACGAGCAGCTCTTCTATCTGATGGCCCGCGGCATCCCGGAGCACGAGGCCCGCCGCCTGGTGGTCCGCGGCTTCTTCGCCGGGCTGGTCCAGCAGATCGGTGTCGCCGACATCGAGGAGCGCCTGCTCGCCAAGATCGAGGAGGAGCTGGAGGCGTCCGTCGCATGA
- a CDS encoding cysteine desulfurase produces MTQLPGLLDTEAIRKDFPVLDRVVHDGKKLVYLDNAATSQKPRQVLDALSEYYERYNANVHRGVHVLAEEATALYEGARDKVAEFINAPSRDEVIFTKNASESLNLVANMLGWAEEPYRVDHETEIVITEMEHHSNIVPWQLLAQRTGAKLKWFGLTDDGRLDLSNINEIITEKTKIVSFVLVSNILGTVNPVETIIRRAQEVGALVCIDASQAAPHMPLDVQALQADFVAFTGHKMCGPTGIGVLWGRQELLEDLPPFLGGGEMIETVSMHSSTYAPAPHKFEAGTPPIAQAVGLGAAIDYLNSIGMEKILAHEHALTEYAVRRLAEVPDLRIIGPTTAEDRGAAISFTLGDIHPHDVGQVLDEQGIAVRVGHHCARPVCLRYGIPATTRASFYLYSTPAEIDALVDGLEHVRNFFG; encoded by the coding sequence GTGACACAGCTGCCGGGCCTCCTCGACACCGAGGCGATCCGCAAGGACTTCCCCGTGCTGGACCGTGTGGTCCACGACGGCAAGAAGCTCGTGTACCTGGACAACGCGGCGACCTCGCAGAAGCCGCGCCAGGTGCTGGACGCCCTGAGCGAGTACTACGAGCGCTACAACGCCAATGTCCACCGCGGCGTGCATGTGCTCGCCGAGGAGGCCACGGCGCTGTACGAGGGCGCGCGCGACAAGGTCGCCGAGTTCATCAACGCGCCCAGCCGCGACGAGGTGATCTTCACCAAGAACGCCTCCGAGTCGCTGAACCTCGTGGCGAACATGCTGGGCTGGGCCGAGGAGCCCTACCGGGTGGACCACGAGACCGAGATCGTCATCACGGAGATGGAGCACCACTCCAACATCGTGCCGTGGCAGCTGCTCGCACAGCGCACGGGCGCGAAGCTGAAGTGGTTCGGCCTGACCGACGACGGCCGCCTCGACCTGTCCAACATCAACGAGATCATCACCGAGAAGACGAAGATCGTTTCCTTCGTGCTGGTGTCGAACATCCTGGGCACGGTCAACCCGGTCGAGACGATAATCCGCCGCGCCCAGGAGGTCGGCGCCCTCGTCTGCATCGACGCGTCCCAGGCGGCCCCGCACATGCCGCTGGACGTGCAGGCCCTGCAGGCCGACTTCGTGGCCTTCACCGGCCACAAGATGTGCGGCCCGACCGGCATTGGCGTCCTCTGGGGCCGCCAGGAGCTGCTGGAGGACCTTCCCCCCTTCCTGGGCGGCGGCGAGATGATCGAGACGGTCTCGATGCACTCGTCCACGTATGCCCCGGCGCCGCACAAGTTCGAGGCGGGCACCCCGCCGATCGCGCAGGCCGTCGGCCTGGGCGCGGCGATCGACTACCTCAACTCGATCGGCATGGAGAAGATCCTCGCCCACGAGCACGCGCTCACCGAGTACGCGGTGCGGCGGCTGGCCGAGGTCCCCGACCTGAGGATCATCGGCCCGACCACGGCCGAGGACCGGGGCGCGGCGATCTCCTTCACGCTGGGCGACATCCACCCGCACGACGTGGGCCAGGTCCTCGACGAACAGGGCATCGCGGTCCGCGTCGGTCACCACTGCGCACGGCCGGTCTGCCTCCGCTACGGAATTCCTGCGACCACACGAGCGTCGTTCTATCTGTACTCCACGCCGGCCGAGATCGACGCACTGGTCGACGGCCTGGAGCACGTACGGAACTTCTTCGGCTGA
- a CDS encoding metal-sulfur cluster assembly factor, whose translation MSDTVEMKPASEEELREALMDVVDPELGIDVVNLGLIYGIHIDESNIATVDMTLTSAACPLTDVIEDQAKSATDGLVNELRINWVWMPPWGPDKITDDGREQLRALGFNV comes from the coding sequence ATGAGCGACACCGTTGAGATGAAGCCCGCCTCGGAGGAGGAACTCCGCGAGGCCCTGATGGACGTGGTCGACCCCGAGCTGGGCATCGACGTCGTCAACCTCGGCCTGATCTACGGCATCCACATCGACGAGTCCAACATCGCGACCGTCGACATGACCCTGACCTCGGCGGCCTGCCCGCTGACCGACGTCATCGAGGACCAGGCCAAGTCCGCCACGGACGGCCTCGTCAACGAACTGCGCATCAACTGGGTCTGGATGCCCCCGTGGGGGCCCGACAAGATCACGGACGACGGCCGCGAGCAGCTCCGGGCGCTCGGGTTCAACGTCTGA
- a CDS encoding non-heme iron oxygenase ferredoxin subunit, whose protein sequence is MTTFVRACGLSELEEDTPKRVELDGTPVSVVKTEGEVFAIYDICSHANVSLSEGEVEDCQIECWLHGSSFDLRTGKPSGLPATRPVPVYPVKIEGDDVLVSLTQES, encoded by the coding sequence ATGACGACCTTCGTACGCGCCTGTGGGCTGAGCGAGCTGGAGGAGGACACCCCGAAGCGGGTGGAACTCGACGGCACGCCCGTCTCGGTCGTGAAGACCGAGGGCGAGGTGTTCGCGATCTACGACATCTGCTCCCACGCGAACGTCTCCCTCTCCGAGGGCGAGGTGGAGGACTGCCAGATCGAGTGCTGGCTGCACGGCTCCTCCTTCGACCTCCGCACCGGCAAGCCGTCCGGCCTCCCGGCCACGCGCCCCGTCCCCGTATACCCCGTAAAGATCGAAGGGGACGACGTTCTCGTCTCCCTCACCCAGGAGTCCTGA
- a CDS encoding ABC transporter ATP-binding protein — protein sequence MRSEPVVQVQALVKRYGTKTAVDGLDLVAEAGVTAVLGPNGAGKTTTVETCEGYRKPDAGTVRVLGLDPVRQSAELRPRIGVMLQSGGVYSGARADEMLRHVARLHAHPLDVDALIERLGLGSCGRTSYRRLSGGQQQRLALAMAVVGRPELVFLDEPTAGLDPQARRATWDLVTDLRADGVSVILTTHYMEEAEQLADNVAIIDGGRVIAQGSPEELCKGGAENTLRFTGRPGLDVGSLLKALPADCTAAELTPGSYRVVGKVDPQLLATVTSWCAQHGVMPDRISVERHTLEDVFLELTGKELRS from the coding sequence ATGCGAAGTGAGCCCGTGGTCCAGGTCCAGGCCCTGGTGAAGCGGTACGGCACAAAGACCGCGGTGGACGGCCTCGACCTGGTGGCCGAGGCGGGCGTGACCGCCGTACTCGGTCCCAACGGGGCGGGGAAGACGACCACGGTCGAGACCTGTGAGGGGTACCGGAAGCCGGATGCCGGCACGGTGCGCGTCCTGGGCCTCGACCCGGTACGTCAGTCCGCCGAGCTGCGGCCCCGTATCGGTGTGATGCTCCAGTCCGGCGGCGTCTACTCCGGCGCCCGGGCCGACGAGATGCTGCGGCACGTGGCCAGACTGCACGCGCATCCGCTGGACGTGGACGCGCTGATCGAACGGCTCGGGCTGGGTTCCTGCGGGCGTACCTCCTACCGGCGGCTGTCCGGCGGCCAGCAGCAGCGGCTCGCGCTCGCCATGGCCGTCGTCGGGCGCCCTGAGCTGGTCTTCCTCGACGAGCCGACCGCCGGGCTCGACCCGCAGGCCCGCCGGGCCACCTGGGACCTGGTGACGGACCTGCGCGCCGACGGCGTCTCTGTGATCCTCACCACCCACTACATGGAAGAGGCCGAGCAGCTCGCCGACAACGTGGCGATCATCGACGGCGGCCGGGTCATCGCCCAGGGCTCCCCGGAGGAGCTGTGCAAGGGCGGCGCCGAGAACACCCTGCGCTTCACCGGCCGGCCCGGCCTCGACGTGGGCTCCCTGCTGAAGGCGCTCCCGGCCGACTGCACGGCCGCCGAGCTGACCCCGGGCAGCTACCGGGTCGTCGGCAAGGTCGACCCGCAGCTGCTGGCCACCGTGACCTCGTGGTGCGCCCAGCACGGCGTGATGCCGGACCGGATCTCGGTGGAGCGGCACACGCTGGAGGACGTCTTCCTGGAGCTGACCGGCAAGGAGCTGCGCTCATGA